One segment of Dolichospermum sp. DET69 DNA contains the following:
- a CDS encoding SLBB domain-containing protein — protein MELNELLEIGQKERSQQKSVQVRCCTAAGCLSSNSQSVKDNLEVSVKAAGLQDTVQVSGVGCMRLCCQGTLVQVENLENPTASKLYQKVTPENAAEIIAGVNGEVTNLQQGDLNQPFFSRQLPIVLENSGKINPERIQAYIAADGYQALYEVLREMKPSQVVETITKSGLRGRGGAGYPTGLKWGTVAKSPGEKKFVICNADEGDPGAFMNRSVLESDPHRVLEGMAIAAYSIGANQGYIYVRAEYPIAIKRLETAIHQAQHLGLLGSKIFDSPFDFKVEIRIGAGAYVCGEETALMASIEGKRGIPHPRPPYPAESGLWGYPTLINNVETFANIAPIIRKGADWFANIGIGKSKGTKVFALAGKIRNTGLVEVPMGTSLQEIVEDMGGGIPDGGMAKAVQTGGPSGGCIPASAFATPVDYESLTALGSMMGSGGMIVMDQTTNMVDVARFFMEFCMEESCGKCIPCRVGTVQLHGLLTKISQGEGSLVDLDLLEELCDMVKHTSLCGLGQSAPNPVFSTLRYFHDEYLALIRQ, from the coding sequence ATGGAACTAAATGAATTATTAGAAATTGGTCAAAAAGAACGTTCTCAACAGAAATCTGTGCAAGTTCGCTGTTGTACTGCTGCGGGTTGTCTGTCTTCTAACTCCCAATCTGTCAAAGACAATCTTGAAGTATCTGTAAAAGCTGCGGGGTTACAAGATACTGTGCAAGTTTCTGGTGTCGGTTGTATGCGGCTCTGTTGTCAAGGAACATTGGTACAAGTGGAAAACTTGGAAAATCCGACCGCATCAAAGTTGTATCAAAAAGTTACCCCAGAAAATGCAGCAGAAATTATTGCGGGGGTAAATGGAGAAGTCACAAATTTACAACAAGGTGATTTAAATCAGCCATTTTTTAGTCGTCAATTGCCGATTGTCCTAGAAAACAGTGGTAAAATTAACCCCGAACGCATTCAAGCTTACATTGCCGCAGATGGTTATCAAGCCCTTTATGAAGTGCTGCGGGAAATGAAACCCAGTCAGGTAGTAGAAACTATTACTAAAAGCGGGTTACGGGGGCGCGGTGGTGCTGGTTATCCCACTGGTTTAAAATGGGGAACGGTGGCAAAATCCCCAGGGGAGAAAAAGTTTGTTATTTGTAATGCTGATGAAGGTGATCCTGGTGCATTTATGAATAGGAGTGTATTAGAAAGTGATCCCCATCGGGTTTTGGAAGGGATGGCGATCGCTGCCTACTCCATCGGTGCAAATCAAGGTTATATTTATGTTAGGGCAGAATATCCCATTGCTATTAAACGATTAGAAACGGCAATTCATCAAGCTCAACACTTAGGACTTTTGGGTTCAAAAATCTTTGACTCTCCCTTTGATTTTAAAGTTGAAATTCGTATCGGTGCAGGTGCTTATGTCTGCGGTGAAGAAACGGCTTTAATGGCTTCTATTGAAGGTAAACGTGGTATTCCTCATCCCCGCCCACCATACCCTGCTGAGTCGGGTTTATGGGGCTATCCAACCTTAATAAACAACGTAGAAACCTTTGCCAATATCGCGCCGATTATCCGTAAAGGTGCTGATTGGTTTGCTAATATCGGCATTGGTAAAAGTAAAGGCACAAAGGTATTTGCATTAGCGGGAAAAATCCGCAATACGGGATTAGTAGAAGTACCAATGGGAACATCCTTACAAGAAATTGTGGAAGACATGGGAGGAGGTATTCCCGACGGTGGTATGGCTAAAGCAGTACAAACTGGTGGTCCTTCAGGGGGATGTATTCCTGCCTCGGCTTTTGCTACACCTGTAGATTATGAATCCTTAACCGCCTTGGGTTCAATGATGGGTTCTGGTGGAATGATTGTCATGGATCAAACCACGAATATGGTAGATGTTGCCCGTTTTTTCATGGAATTTTGTATGGAAGAATCTTGCGGTAAGTGCATTCCTTGTCGAGTGGGAACTGTGCAATTACACGGTTTATTAACAAAGATTAGTCAAGGAGAAGGTTCACTAGTAGATTTGGATTTGTTGGAGGAACTTTGCGATATGGTAAAACACACAAGTTTATGTGGTTTAGGACAGTCTGCACCAAATCCTGTTTTTAGCACTTTGCGTTATTTTCATGATGAGTATTTAGCTTTGATTAGACAATAA
- the hoxE gene encoding bidirectional hydrogenase complex protein HoxE, whose product MKTSVSPSSTHPSGDKRLKMLDATIKRHQYQQDALIEILHRASELFGYLELDLLLYISHSLKLPPSQVYGVATFYHLFSLAPKGVHNCVVCTGTACYVKGSQNILTNLEQFTQIHAGETTLNGQISLMTARCLGACGIAPAVVFDGAVFGHQTPESVCEKVGEWLQNGTK is encoded by the coding sequence ATGAAAACATCAGTTTCACCCTCTTCAACTCATCCCAGTGGAGATAAGCGTTTAAAGATGTTAGACGCAACTATTAAGCGTCATCAATATCAACAAGATGCACTTATTGAAATTCTTCATCGGGCTTCCGAACTATTTGGTTATTTAGAACTGGATTTATTACTTTACATTTCCCATAGCCTGAAATTACCACCTAGTCAGGTTTATGGTGTGGCAACTTTTTATCATTTGTTTTCCCTTGCACCTAAAGGGGTTCATAACTGTGTGGTATGTACGGGTACTGCTTGTTATGTCAAAGGCTCTCAGAATATCTTAACCAACTTAGAACAATTTACGCAAATTCACGCAGGGGAAACTACCCTTAATGGTCAAATTTCCTTGATGACAGCTAGATGTTTGGGTGCTTGTGGAATTGCCCCTGCGGTAGTGTTTGATGGTGCTGTTTTCGGTCATCAAACCCCGGAATCAGTTTGCGAAAAAGTGGGAGAATGGTTGCAAAATGGAACTAAATGA
- a CDS encoding universal stress protein, which translates to MFNRILVALDRSEMSIKVFEQALSLAKLTSANLMLLHVLSQEEDGSPEALIFPNIDYYPGLNEQSFKLYQEHWEKFKNEGLQMLQSLITQANTSGVNTEFTQNTGSPGKMICELAKFWNADLIVMGRRGRSGLAEVFLGSESNYVLHHAPCSVQIVHLPVSSKAADATSKTTTFSN; encoded by the coding sequence ATGTTTAACAGAATTTTAGTTGCATTAGATCGTTCAGAAATGAGTATCAAAGTTTTTGAACAAGCTTTATCTTTAGCAAAGTTAACATCTGCAAACTTAATGTTGCTGCACGTGTTATCCCAGGAAGAAGATGGTAGCCCTGAAGCCCTGATTTTCCCCAATATTGACTACTATCCAGGTTTAAATGAGCAAAGTTTTAAATTATACCAAGAACATTGGGAAAAATTTAAAAATGAAGGTTTGCAGATGTTACAGTCATTGATCACCCAGGCTAATACATCTGGTGTTAACACGGAATTTACGCAAAATACTGGTAGTCCAGGCAAAATGATTTGTGAATTAGCCAAATTTTGGAATGCTGACCTGATTGTTATGGGACGACGGGGACGTTCTGGACTAGCGGAAGTCTTTCTGGGTAGTGAAAGTAACTATGTTTTACATCATGCCCCTTGTTCAGTGCAGATTGTCCATCTTCCCGTTAGTTCTAAAGCAGCAGATGCTACTTCAAAAACTACAACTTTTAGTAATTAA
- a CDS encoding sensor histidine kinase KdpD yields the protein MFPPNTLSPDSSYIRPPRRGKHKIFIGMAPGVGKTYRMLEEAHQLKKDGIDVVIGFLETHGRKDTALKALELEVIPRKVILHKNINLEEMDTDGIVSRFPQLVLVDELAHTNIPGSTREKRYQDVELILAAGIDVYSTVNIQHLESLNDLVAKITGVVVRERIPDLLLDEANAVVVIDVTPETLEERLREGKIYAPDKIEQSLENFFQRRNLIALRELALREVADTVEEEANTSISAGQVCNVHERVLVCVSTYPNSIQLLRRGARLTNYMNARLYTVFIADPERFLSKAESLHIDTCEKLCKEFAGEFIHVKSNSVPKTIAQVAANHHITQIVIGESQQPRWKRFFKRSFTQQLLELIRDQKIDLHIIGTEK from the coding sequence ATGTTCCCTCCCAATACCCTATCCCCTGACAGTTCTTATATCCGTCCTCCTCGACGAGGAAAACATAAAATTTTCATTGGTATGGCTCCTGGTGTTGGTAAAACTTATAGAATGCTAGAGGAAGCACATCAACTTAAAAAAGATGGTATTGATGTTGTCATTGGCTTTTTAGAAACTCATGGACGCAAAGATACCGCTTTAAAAGCCCTAGAATTAGAGGTAATTCCTAGAAAAGTCATTCTTCATAAGAATATTAACCTCGAAGAAATGGATACAGATGGGATTGTATCGCGCTTTCCCCAACTGGTTTTAGTTGATGAATTGGCACATACAAATATCCCTGGTTCAACTAGAGAAAAACGCTATCAAGATGTAGAGTTAATTTTAGCAGCCGGTATAGATGTTTACTCTACTGTTAACATTCAACATTTAGAAAGTTTGAATGATTTGGTGGCAAAAATTACGGGTGTCGTGGTGCGAGAACGCATTCCAGATCTGCTTCTAGATGAAGCTAATGCTGTGGTTGTAATTGATGTGACTCCAGAAACTTTGGAAGAACGTCTGCGAGAAGGTAAAATTTATGCTCCTGATAAAATTGAGCAATCTTTAGAAAACTTTTTTCAGCGTCGCAACCTCATTGCTTTGCGGGAATTAGCATTAAGAGAAGTCGCTGATACCGTTGAAGAAGAAGCAAATACCTCCATCTCTGCTGGGCAAGTTTGTAATGTCCATGAACGAGTTTTAGTGTGTGTATCTACTTATCCAAACTCAATTCAATTATTACGTCGTGGAGCGCGACTTACCAATTATATGAATGCTAGGTTGTATACTGTATTCATCGCAGATCCGGAACGTTTCTTGAGTAAAGCAGAAAGTTTACATATTGATACTTGTGAAAAACTTTGCAAGGAATTTGCTGGTGAATTTATTCATGTTAAAAGCAACAGTGTTCCTAAAACAATTGCCCAAGTCGCTGCCAATCATCATATCACCCAGATAGTTATTGGTGAAAGTCAGCAACCTCGATGGAAAAGATTTTTTAAACGCTCTTTTACCCAACAATTGCTAGAGTTAATCAGAGATCAAAAAATAGATTTACACATTATTGGCACGGAGAAATAG
- the kdpC gene encoding K(+)-transporting ATPase subunit C has product MSQRHQISKAIRATLVLWVLTAFIYPLFMLISGQVAFSYQANGSLIKNSQGAIIGSELIGQPFTSEKYFWSRPSTTNYSTANPKKDEANILKTGISGASNLAPSNPALLERINGNEGEIKRLKKAGIQPTADLVYTSGSSLDPHITPESAKVQITRIAKARGVEPQQLETLIAQNTDGRFLGIFGEPGVNVLKLNLAVDKISK; this is encoded by the coding sequence ATGAGTCAAAGACATCAAATTAGTAAAGCGATTCGTGCAACTTTAGTTTTGTGGGTATTAACAGCTTTTATCTATCCACTATTTATGTTGATTTCGGGACAAGTTGCTTTTTCTTATCAAGCCAATGGTAGTTTAATTAAAAATTCTCAAGGTGCTATTATTGGTTCAGAATTAATCGGTCAACCTTTTACAAGTGAAAAGTATTTTTGGAGTCGTCCTAGCACTACCAATTACAGCACCGCAAACCCAAAAAAGGATGAAGCCAATATTTTGAAAACTGGGATATCTGGTGCTAGTAATTTAGCTCCCAGTAATCCCGCATTGTTAGAACGGATTAACGGGAATGAAGGGGAAATCAAACGACTGAAAAAAGCGGGTATCCAACCTACTGCGGATTTAGTGTATACTTCTGGTTCGAGTCTTGATCCTCACATTACCCCGGAAAGTGCTAAGGTACAAATTACCCGCATAGCCAAAGCGCGAGGAGTTGAGCCTCAGCAACTGGAAACTTTAATTGCTCAAAACACTGATGGTCGCTTTTTGGGTATATTTGGTGAACCTGGAGTAAATGTTTTAAAACTAAATCTAGCAGTGGATAAAATTAGCAAATAA
- the kdpF gene encoding K(+)-transporting ATPase subunit F produces MAISKRNRVPLGLFLLLCFNLLLAPAVQAATPAVESRFSAYTITLLGLVILSLSIYLFVVIFQPERF; encoded by the coding sequence ATGGCAATTTCTAAACGAAATCGTGTTCCTCTGGGTCTGTTTTTACTACTTTGCTTTAACTTATTACTAGCACCAGCAGTTCAAGCAGCAACTCCAGCAGTAGAATCAAGATTTTCAGCTTACACAATCACTTTATTGGGACTTGTGATTCTGAGTCTTTCTATTTATTTATTTGTTGTCATTTTTCAACCAGAGAGATTTTAA
- the kdpB gene encoding potassium-transporting ATPase subunit KdpB: MKTTKTRQERKHTPKVKTTGIYARAFKQAFVKLDPRNMLKNPVMFLVWVGTIVTALMTVDPNIFGVTPGNNPRLFNGLITIILFLTLVFANFAEAVAEGRGKAQADSLRATKSDVTARKLLTDGTIQEVNSATLRRGDQIKVIAGDVIPADGEVIAGVAAVDESAITGESAPVLKQPGTDIASSVTGGTRINSDELIIRVTSDPGQGFIDRMIALVEGASRTKTPNEIALTVLLAVLTQVFLVVIVTIPTVSVYVKSPVSIAVLIALLVALIPTTIGGLLSAIGIAGMDRVAQFNVIATSGRAVEACGDINTLVLDKTGTITLGNRMAEEFIPVKGHSLDEVAQISLASSIFDETPEGKSIVKLAETLGAKLDFDPKTAEGIEFSAKTRMSGIDLPNGIEIRKGAVDAIKGFVRSRNGQLTPELDTAYERVSKLGGTPLAICQNDDVYGVIYLKDIIKPGIKERFDQMRRMGIKTVMLTGDNRLTASVIAEEAGVDDFIAEATPEDKIEVIRSEQAQGKLVAMTGDGTNDAPALAQANVGVAMNSGTQAAKEAANMVDLDSDPTKLIDIVTIGKQLLITRGALTTFSLANDIAKYFAIIPAIFPGIGVSGLNIMGLASTQSAVLSALIYNALIIPALIPLALTGVKFRPLTANQLLQRNIFIYGLGGVIAPFIAIKIIDVFITSVGLA; the protein is encoded by the coding sequence ATGAAAACTACAAAAACTCGACAAGAACGGAAACATACTCCCAAAGTTAAAACTACTGGAATTTATGCTCGGGCATTTAAACAAGCGTTTGTCAAATTAGACCCACGCAATATGCTCAAAAATCCAGTTATGTTTTTAGTTTGGGTAGGGACGATTGTTACGGCTTTAATGACTGTGGATCCAAATATTTTTGGGGTGACTCCTGGTAATAACCCGCGACTTTTTAACGGTCTAATCACGATAATTCTATTCCTTACTTTGGTTTTTGCAAATTTTGCGGAAGCTGTGGCTGAAGGCAGAGGAAAAGCCCAAGCTGACTCTTTACGGGCGACAAAATCCGATGTTACAGCTAGAAAACTTCTTACTGACGGTACTATTCAAGAAGTTAATTCTGCTACTTTGCGTCGTGGTGACCAAATTAAAGTTATTGCTGGTGACGTTATCCCCGCAGACGGAGAAGTAATTGCTGGAGTAGCTGCTGTTGATGAATCTGCTATTACTGGAGAATCTGCACCAGTATTGAAACAACCAGGAACTGATATTGCTAGTTCTGTAACAGGAGGAACGCGCATTAATTCTGATGAATTAATCATTAGGGTCACATCAGATCCAGGTCAAGGTTTTATTGACCGCATGATTGCTTTAGTAGAAGGGGCTTCTCGCACTAAAACACCCAATGAAATCGCTTTAACTGTACTTTTGGCAGTGCTAACTCAAGTTTTTTTAGTGGTAATTGTCACTATACCTACAGTCTCAGTTTATGTTAAATCACCTGTAAGTATTGCGGTTTTAATTGCCTTATTAGTGGCACTAATTCCTACCACAATTGGCGGCTTATTAAGTGCAATTGGCATCGCGGGGATGGATAGAGTTGCTCAATTTAATGTCATAGCCACATCTGGAAGGGCAGTAGAAGCCTGTGGAGATATTAACACTTTGGTTTTAGATAAAACGGGAACAATTACATTAGGAAACCGCATGGCAGAGGAATTTATTCCTGTTAAAGGTCATTCCCTTGATGAAGTTGCCCAAATTTCTTTAGCATCCAGTATTTTTGATGAAACTCCCGAAGGAAAATCAATTGTTAAATTAGCCGAAACATTAGGAGCAAAATTAGATTTTGATCCCAAAACAGCCGAAGGTATTGAATTTTCAGCAAAAACGAGAATGAGTGGAATTGACTTACCCAATGGGATAGAAATTCGCAAAGGGGCTGTAGATGCAATTAAAGGATTTGTGCGTTCCCGAAATGGACAATTAACACCAGAATTAGATACAGCTTATGAGCGAGTTTCTAAATTAGGGGGAACACCATTAGCAATTTGTCAAAATGATGATGTTTATGGGGTAATTTATCTCAAAGATATTATTAAACCAGGGATTAAAGAACGTTTTGATCAAATGCGGAGAATGGGAATCAAAACTGTGATGCTGACAGGAGATAACCGTCTGACAGCTTCAGTAATTGCCGAAGAAGCTGGGGTAGATGATTTTATTGCGGAAGCCACACCAGAGGATAAAATTGAAGTAATTCGTAGCGAACAAGCTCAAGGCAAATTAGTGGCTATGACTGGAGATGGTACTAATGATGCCCCAGCTTTAGCTCAAGCAAATGTGGGGGTAGCAATGAATTCTGGTACACAAGCAGCAAAGGAAGCTGCTAATATGGTAGATTTAGATTCTGACCCGACTAAATTAATTGATATCGTTACTATTGGTAAACAATTACTAATTACTCGTGGGGCTTTGACAACTTTCTCTCTCGCTAATGATATCGCTAAATACTTTGCCATTATTCCGGCAATCTTCCCTGGTATTGGTGTTAGTGGTTTAAATATTATGGGTTTGGCAAGTACCCAATCAGCGGTTTTATCAGCTTTAATTTACAACGCTTTAATTATCCCAGCTTTGATTCCTTTAGCATTAACTGGTGTGAAATTTCGTCCTCTCACTGCTAACCAACTTTTGCAACGGAATATCTTTATTTACGGATTAGGTGGGGTGATTGCTCCTTTTATTGCCATCAAAATTATTGATGTTTTTATTACATCTGTAGGATTAGCTTAA
- the kdpA gene encoding potassium-transporting ATPase subunit A: protein MLQGWIQIALTLIIVIATTPLLGRYIARIFLGERTLLDSVLNPLEKIIFVLIGVRPQDEMTGWQYAKAILYSNVVMGILVFTILMTQAWLPFNPTGLGTPTWDTALHTTFSFLTNTDQQHYSGETTYSYASQSFALGFLMFVSSATGLSVGIAFIRGLTGRTLGNFYIDITKSITRILLPMSIIMGLLFIMAGVPETLAGVATATTLEGATQAIARGPVAHIEAIKQIGENGGGFFAINSAHPFENPSGFSNLLQTWGMISIPTALIYTYGIFANNIKQAWLAFWMVFSIFTILLIVAAIGEYQGNPLVNSLLGSQQPNLEGKEVRFGWAQSSLFATITTGTMCGAVNALLDSFMPSGGLVFLFNLFLQIIWGGQGTGTAYLFIYYILAVFLTGLMVGRTPEFLSRKIEKKEIVLASVVLLVHPFAVLIPWAIVFAFPDNLSGISNPGFHGVSQVVYEYASAAANNGSGFAGLGNSQPAPTALWWNISTIFSILAGRYIPIIALLLLADSMSNKQAVPITSGTLRTDTGLFTGVTGGVILILGALTFFPVLVLGPIAEWFLMGKS from the coding sequence ATGTTACAAGGTTGGATACAAATTGCATTGACATTAATTATCGTCATTGCTACTACTCCTTTATTGGGGAGATATATTGCTCGCATTTTTCTAGGAGAAAGAACACTACTTGACTCTGTGTTAAATCCTTTAGAAAAAATAATTTTTGTCTTAATTGGAGTCCGTCCTCAAGATGAAATGACAGGTTGGCAATATGCCAAAGCGATACTTTACAGCAATGTTGTCATGGGAATTTTAGTATTTACAATCTTGATGACACAAGCATGGCTACCATTCAATCCAACAGGGTTAGGTACACCGACTTGGGATACAGCATTGCACACAACTTTTTCCTTTTTAACTAATACAGATCAACAACATTATTCTGGAGAAACAACATATAGTTATGCCAGTCAGAGTTTCGCTTTGGGTTTTTTGATGTTCGTTTCATCAGCCACAGGTTTATCAGTAGGAATTGCCTTTATTCGGGGTTTAACTGGCAGAACTTTAGGTAATTTTTATATTGACATTACCAAATCAATTACCCGGATTTTGTTGCCCATGTCAATAATTATGGGACTGTTATTCATCATGGCTGGTGTGCCAGAAACCCTGGCAGGAGTAGCAACAGCAACAACATTAGAAGGAGCAACACAAGCGATCGCTCGTGGACCAGTTGCTCATATAGAAGCAATCAAGCAAATTGGTGAAAATGGTGGTGGTTTTTTTGCTATTAACTCCGCACATCCCTTTGAAAATCCCAGTGGTTTTTCTAACTTATTACAGACTTGGGGAATGATTTCTATTCCCACAGCCCTAATTTACACTTACGGCATATTTGCTAATAATATTAAACAGGCATGGTTAGCATTTTGGATGGTTTTTAGTATCTTTACAATCTTGTTAATTGTAGCTGCAATTGGAGAATATCAAGGAAATCCTCTAGTTAATTCCCTACTAGGTTCACAACAACCTAATTTAGAAGGAAAAGAAGTTCGATTTGGTTGGGCGCAAAGTTCATTATTCGCAACTATAACAACTGGAACAATGTGTGGGGCTGTTAACGCATTACTCGATTCATTTATGCCCTCCGGTGGGCTAGTATTCCTATTTAATTTATTCTTGCAAATCATCTGGGGTGGACAAGGAACAGGGACAGCATATTTATTTATCTACTATATTTTGGCAGTATTTTTAACTGGCTTAATGGTAGGACGAACTCCAGAATTTTTAAGCCGTAAAATTGAGAAAAAAGAAATCGTTCTTGCCAGCGTTGTTTTGTTAGTTCACCCCTTCGCCGTTCTCATTCCTTGGGCAATTGTCTTTGCCTTTCCTGATAATCTTTCAGGTATTAGTAACCCAGGTTTTCATGGCGTTTCTCAAGTAGTTTATGAATATGCTTCCGCAGCAGCAAATAACGGTTCTGGCTTTGCAGGACTAGGTAATAGTCAACCAGCCCCAACAGCACTTTGGTGGAATATTAGCACTATTTTCAGTATTTTAGCAGGACGTTATATCCCTATTATTGCCTTATTGCTATTGGCAGATAGTATGTCCAATAAACAAGCAGTTCCGATCACTTCCGGTACTTTGAGAACCGACACTGGTTTATTCACCGGAGTTACAGGAGGAGTAATTTTAATTCTGGGGGCGCTGACCTTCTTTCCTGTATTAGTTTTAGGACCAATTGCAGAATGGTTTTTGATGGGTAAATCATAG
- a CDS encoding HAMP domain-containing histidine kinase yields MTYLKKKLINNNLQLGKILLIVTIFIFLGGLEYSTPNDYVFGYLYSGAILLVNSWFGGIATTNATFIAVFLTMLNVWIPGNEVIQASTFANRVIASIALIVTGFLSQRLRKSQKAIALTQTKLQAQAQLVRLREDFASTLTHDLKTPLLGAIETIKAFQKEKFGVVSPTQKKVLDTMARSHETSLDLLETLLDVYRNDTEGLKLDLAPVDLSILAETVMATLMELAANRRIHLSLNYGNSDWKRSLWVNGDALQLQRVFSNLLINAINHSRRGDHVEVVLEPQTSYQVVKILDTGAGIQHEQFPHLFERFYQGHSDYGVLSQRQAKGSGLGLYLSRQIIEAHNGIIWAENRVPNGAIFGFKLPVLPFQSFSNI; encoded by the coding sequence ATGACATATCTAAAAAAGAAATTAATAAACAATAATTTACAACTCGGTAAAATATTACTGATTGTGACTATATTTATCTTTTTAGGAGGTTTAGAATATTCCACCCCAAATGACTATGTGTTTGGATATCTCTACAGTGGAGCAATTTTATTAGTCAATTCTTGGTTTGGGGGAATAGCAACAACAAATGCAACATTTATTGCTGTTTTTCTAACTATGTTAAATGTGTGGATACCTGGAAATGAAGTAATTCAAGCTTCTACTTTTGCGAATCGAGTTATTGCGTCTATTGCGTTAATAGTCACAGGATTTTTAAGTCAACGATTGCGAAAATCTCAAAAAGCCATTGCTCTTACTCAAACTAAACTACAAGCCCAAGCCCAATTGGTGAGACTAAGAGAAGATTTTGCTTCCACACTTACCCACGATTTAAAAACACCACTTTTAGGAGCAATTGAAACTATTAAAGCTTTTCAAAAAGAAAAATTTGGCGTAGTTTCACCAACTCAGAAAAAAGTTTTGGACACAATGGCACGTAGTCATGAAACTTCCCTAGATTTATTAGAAACTTTGTTAGATGTTTATCGCAATGATACTGAAGGCTTAAAACTGGATTTAGCCCCTGTGGATTTAAGCATATTAGCAGAAACGGTAATGGCTACTTTGATGGAATTAGCGGCAAATCGTCGCATTCATCTATCATTAAACTATGGTAACTCCGATTGGAAGCGATCTCTTTGGGTTAATGGTGATGCTTTGCAACTGCAACGAGTTTTTAGTAATCTTCTGATTAATGCTATCAACCATTCTCGACGCGGTGATCATGTCGAAGTTGTTTTAGAACCCCAAACTTCTTATCAAGTTGTGAAAATTTTAGACACAGGTGCAGGTATTCAACATGAACAGTTTCCTCACTTATTTGAAAGATTTTACCAAGGACATAGCGATTATGGCGTGCTTTCCCAACGCCAAGCTAAAGGTTCGGGATTAGGACTTTATTTATCTCGGCAAATTATTGAAGCTCATAACGGTATAATATGGGCAGAAAACAGAGTTCCCAATGGTGCCATTTTTGGCTTCAAGCTCCCTGTTTTGCCATTTCAATCTTTTTCAAATATATGA
- a CDS encoding response regulator transcription factor: MSSTPIKILLVEDDELFRLGLRVRLQQEPGLEIIAEAEDGETAIELVNQHSLDVVILDIGLPGMGGIEACYQIKQKYPNLPVLVLTSHSQKSLITRLIEVGAQGYCLKGVASEKLVLALCSVAAGASWWDETATREIRSALGDHHHQLESENILKPAHKLTQREQEILSLLAAGKTNQEIALALYITPGTVRVHVHTILQKLEVSDRSQAVVVALQKRLIKNDLI, from the coding sequence ATGTCTTCTACCCCCATAAAAATCCTCCTAGTTGAGGATGATGAACTTTTCCGTTTAGGCTTGCGTGTGCGATTGCAGCAAGAACCTGGTTTGGAGATTATTGCTGAAGCAGAAGATGGTGAAACAGCCATTGAATTAGTCAACCAACATTCTCTCGATGTCGTTATTTTAGATATAGGATTACCAGGAATGGGGGGTATTGAAGCTTGTTACCAAATTAAACAAAAATATCCCAATTTGCCAGTTTTAGTTCTTACTTCCCATTCGCAAAAATCTCTGATTACGAGGTTAATTGAAGTAGGCGCTCAAGGTTATTGTCTTAAAGGTGTTGCATCTGAAAAATTGGTATTGGCACTTTGTTCTGTGGCTGCTGGGGCATCTTGGTGGGATGAAACGGCTACTAGGGAAATTCGTTCGGCTTTGGGAGATCATCATCACCAATTGGAATCTGAAAATATCTTAAAACCTGCTCATAAATTAACACAAAGAGAACAAGAAATTTTATCACTATTGGCAGCAGGGAAAACTAATCAAGAAATTGCTCTTGCACTCTATATTACACCCGGAACAGTACGGGTACACGTCCATACTATTTTACAAAAGTTAGAAGTTAGCGATCGCTCTCAAGCTGTTGTCGTAGCTTTACAAAAACGGTTAATTAAAAATGATTTAATTTAA
- a CDS encoding type II toxin-antitoxin system VapC family toxin, translating into MTYLLDTNIFTAIIKRDPKITTKLEIVTRQQQKLFISGMTYYEIKRGLLAVKATRKLIDFEKLSYEYKILLLDDMAIFQKASEIYANLKLIGLPIQDADIFIAATAIIHDLILISHDSDLLRIKELKLEDWLQEE; encoded by the coding sequence ATGACATATCTATTAGATACTAACATCTTTACAGCAATTATCAAGCGTGATCCAAAAATAACTACTAAGTTAGAAATTGTCACTCGTCAACAGCAAAAACTTTTCATAAGTGGAATGACTTATTATGAAATTAAAAGAGGTCTTTTAGCAGTAAAGGCTACGAGAAAATTAATTGATTTTGAGAAATTATCTTATGAATACAAGATATTGCTATTAGATGATATGGCAATATTTCAGAAAGCGTCAGAAATTTATGCTAATTTAAAACTCATAGGTTTACCAATTCAAGACGCGGATATATTTATAGCAGCTACAGCGATAATTCACGATTTAATCTTAATTTCCCACGATTCTGATTTATTAAGGATCAAAGAATTGAAATTAGAAGATTGGTTACAAGAGGAATAA